Proteins encoded within one genomic window of Spirulina major PCC 6313:
- a CDS encoding creatininase family protein: MLHGFIPPHRFFPYLTWTEIEALPDKENIVIVQPVGAIEQHGPHLPIAVDSVIAAGVLGRALGELDPTIPAYALPPLYYGKSNEHWHFPGTITLSATTLLAVIREMAASLYRAGFRKLVLCNAHGGQPQVMEIAARDLHQEYGDFAVFPLFVWRVPHNAGQFLSDRERAQGIHAGDAETSILLALLPDQVHMDRAVCEYPQGLPAGGLLSLEGQLPFAWVTQELSRSGVIGDATAATRDKGEAILASVAAGWVQVLTEIHHFQQPKIPQH, translated from the coding sequence ATGCTGCACGGCTTCATCCCCCCCCATCGCTTTTTCCCCTATCTCACCTGGACGGAGATCGAAGCATTACCGGATAAAGAAAATATCGTGATTGTGCAGCCCGTGGGCGCGATCGAGCAGCACGGGCCCCACTTACCGATCGCGGTGGATTCCGTGATTGCGGCCGGTGTCCTGGGCCGGGCCCTAGGGGAACTCGATCCAACCATTCCCGCCTATGCCTTGCCGCCCCTGTACTACGGCAAATCTAACGAGCATTGGCATTTTCCCGGCACAATCACCCTATCCGCCACGACCCTCTTGGCGGTCATTCGTGAAATGGCGGCGAGTCTATACCGGGCTGGGTTTCGGAAATTAGTGCTCTGTAATGCCCACGGTGGCCAGCCCCAAGTGATGGAAATTGCGGCGCGGGACTTGCATCAGGAATACGGCGATTTTGCGGTGTTTCCCCTGTTTGTCTGGCGTGTACCCCATAATGCCGGGCAATTTTTGAGCGATCGCGAACGCGCCCAGGGTATCCATGCCGGGGATGCTGAAACGAGCATCCTCCTGGCGTTATTACCCGATCAAGTCCACATGGATCGGGCAGTGTGTGAATATCCCCAGGGTTTACCCGCCGGGGGACTCTTGAGCCTCGAAGGTCAGCTACCCTTTGCTTGGGTGACACAGGAACTGAGCCGCAGCGGTGTGATTGGGGATGCTACAGCCGCCACTCGTGACAAGGGTGAAGCGATCTTAGCCTCGGTGGCGGCGGGCTGGGTGCAAGTGCTCACGGAAATTCATCACTTTCAGCAGCCCAAGATCCCACAGCATTAA
- a CDS encoding DUF2949 domain-containing protein, with amino-acid sequence MQTLLAHRFIQFLQDELAIPAESLAIATRRHDPTPNVLPMILWQYGLVTLEQIDRMFDWLETA; translated from the coding sequence ATGCAAACTCTCCTCGCTCACCGCTTTATTCAATTTCTCCAAGATGAACTCGCGATTCCTGCTGAATCCTTAGCGATCGCCACCCGCCGCCACGACCCCACCCCCAACGTTTTGCCGATGATTCTCTGGCAATATGGGCTGGTGACCCTCGAACAAATTGACCGGATGTTTGATTGGTTAGAAACGGCTTAG
- the gloB gene encoding hydroxyacylglutathione hydrolase, protein MDIVRISVLSDNYVFILHNPIDRTAAVVDPAEAQSVLRWLREHDATLVAILNTHHHGDHVGGNPALVQQFPDLVVYGGANDRGRIPQQQVFLQGGDRVTVCDRTAEVFFTPGHTRAHIAYYFPPLTPDEPGDLFCGDTLFAGGCGRIFDGTATQLFTSLQQLCQLPDSTRIWCAHEYTVSNLTFALSVLPEDSPSQSRYREAIALRQRHQATIPTQLGLEKQTNLFLRCHDPRLQQAMNTPNPRETFSRLRSQKDHF, encoded by the coding sequence ATGGACATTGTACGAATTTCCGTATTGTCTGACAATTACGTTTTTATCCTGCACAATCCCATTGATCGCACCGCCGCCGTGGTTGATCCGGCTGAGGCTCAGTCGGTGTTGCGCTGGTTGAGGGAGCACGATGCTACCTTGGTGGCAATTTTAAACACCCATCACCATGGGGATCATGTGGGGGGCAATCCTGCCCTCGTTCAACAGTTTCCCGATCTGGTGGTGTACGGGGGGGCGAACGATCGGGGGCGTATCCCTCAGCAGCAGGTGTTTTTGCAGGGGGGCGATCGCGTCACGGTGTGCGATCGCACCGCTGAGGTCTTCTTTACCCCCGGCCACACCCGCGCCCATATTGCCTACTACTTTCCGCCCCTGACCCCAGACGAACCCGGCGATCTCTTTTGTGGCGATACCCTCTTTGCGGGGGGCTGCGGTCGCATTTTTGATGGCACTGCCACGCAATTATTCACGTCACTACAACAGCTATGCCAACTCCCCGACTCCACCCGGATTTGGTGTGCCCATGAATACACCGTCAGTAACTTGACCTTTGCCCTCTCGGTTTTGCCGGAAGATTCCCCCAGTCAGAGCCGCTATCGTGAGGCGATCGCCCTCCGTCAGCGTCACCAAGCCACCATTCCCACCCAGCTTGGTCTCGAAAAACAAACCAACCTCTTTCTCCGTTGCCATGACCCCCGCCTCCAACAGGCCATGAACACCCCAAACCCCAGGGAAACATTCAGCCGCCTCCGGAGCCAAAAAGACCACTTTTAA
- a CDS encoding ABC transporter permease — protein sequence MDWWRKLKHNQLARFGAIILGVFYLSALLAGFIAPYDPYSSQVGGSLLPPTQIYWQTEAGQWFGPHVYPTTQGPTDLETGDRLLDIDRSQPSPLRLFVKGEPYSLLPGMTSDRHLFGTTGPGRINLLGTDEQGRDQFSRLLFGGRISLSIGLVGIAISFPLGLLIGGISGYFGGWLDAVLMRIVEVLMSVPTIYLLVALAAILPPGLSSSQRFLLIVVITSFVSWSGLARVIRGQVLSLKEQDFVNAARAIGANSFTIILRHVLPQTATYVVISATLSIPSFIVAESVLSLIGLGIQQPDPSWGNLLSLATNASILVLQPWLIWSPALLIILTVLAFNVLGDGLRDALDPRDLQS from the coding sequence ATGGATTGGTGGCGCAAACTCAAGCATAATCAGTTGGCTCGTTTTGGAGCGATTATTCTGGGCGTTTTTTATCTGAGTGCGCTTTTGGCGGGCTTCATCGCGCCCTATGATCCCTACAGTTCCCAAGTGGGGGGATCGCTCCTGCCGCCGACGCAAATCTACTGGCAGACGGAAGCGGGGCAATGGTTTGGGCCCCATGTGTACCCCACGACTCAAGGGCCGACGGATCTCGAAACGGGCGATCGCCTTTTAGACATTGACCGCAGTCAACCCTCACCCCTGCGTTTATTCGTGAAAGGGGAACCCTACAGCCTGTTACCGGGGATGACGAGCGATCGCCACCTCTTCGGCACCACCGGCCCCGGCCGCATCAACCTCCTGGGCACCGACGAACAGGGGCGCGATCAATTCAGCCGCCTGCTCTTCGGCGGGCGAATCAGCCTCAGCATTGGCCTCGTGGGGATTGCGATCTCCTTTCCCCTAGGCCTACTAATTGGGGGCATTTCCGGCTACTTCGGTGGTTGGCTCGATGCCGTCCTGATGCGCATCGTAGAAGTCCTGATGAGCGTGCCGACCATTTACCTCCTCGTTGCCCTAGCGGCCATCCTGCCGCCGGGACTGAGTAGCTCCCAACGGTTTCTGCTCATTGTCGTGATTACGTCCTTTGTGAGTTGGTCGGGGCTAGCGCGGGTGATTCGGGGGCAAGTGCTGTCGTTGAAGGAGCAGGATTTTGTCAATGCGGCGCGAGCGATCGGGGCCAATTCCTTCACGATTATCCTGCGCCATGTACTACCCCAAACCGCCACCTATGTGGTGATCTCGGCAACCCTGTCCATTCCCAGCTTCATTGTGGCGGAGTCGGTGCTAAGTCTGATCGGCCTGGGCATTCAGCAGCCCGATCCCTCCTGGGGAAATCTCCTCTCTCTGGCCACCAATGCCTCCATTTTGGTCTTGCAACCCTGGCTAATCTGGTCGCCCGCCCTACTGATCATCCTGACGGTCTTGGCCTTTAACGTTCTCGGTGATGGTCTTCGCGATGCCCTCGATCCCCGCGATTTGCAATCCTAG
- a CDS encoding diguanylate cyclase domain-containing protein produces MFDHPGFLLRQLIYESQQSLIYRVLWEDNSAPSSQRVPMVLKLLKQEYPTPQQLHHYRQEYEITRSLTSAGVIRTYNIQPYQHRLFICFEDIGGQSLTEHLAQHPIPLDEVLTLAIAVTATLHDIHSAGIIHRDINPSNIIYNGKTGQVKIIDFGLATRWHVGLPSLDSQTTITGTLAYISPEQTGRLNCNLDSRTDLYSLGATLYHLLTRQLPFPTKDVLELLHCHIARTPPPPHHLDGRIPEPLSAIVMKLMAKSVNDRYQTARGLLRDLEHCAADWQRDQTIAAFPLGERDRFDQFQLPATLFGRETAIATLEQAFDAVVRQTLPVALVTISGGAGVGKTALVQELYGPITLARGILVTGKCDQLQRTRPYDVIVQALQQLVHKLLTESETHLQQWRSHLQAALGQNGQVLIDLIPDLALILGPQPDVVPLGLAEAQHRFHRLVRQFLAVFCAPERPLVMFLDDLHWADSATLQLLRVLLNDPQQRSLLVIGAYRDHDLSPTHPLISTLSEFQEQGILIDALSLDPLPPLAITDWIATTLAQDASHVALLAEVIQTKTGGNPFFTREFLMTVVRQGAIAFDHDQQEWTWDLEAIASQASTTNVVELMIATIQTLPPPTQRALRYAACFGNTVDIRRLAQVLEQPLPKLQATLAPAITHTLLLPHTPESIHPPSDHCRFRHDRIQQAAYELLATHERVKAHYKIARLLIKTLTPQELQREVFIVADHCNLGYPILSTTSIRQQGAELNLQAAQQAQASTAYAAALSYCQMGIKLLAPNRWLSQYDLTRHLYTHGAANAYSLGQYEIMQDYVQTLLLHSHHVLDQVPAYDIQIRAHITQGHLSEAIDTLLTVLRRLDIHYSRSPHRFQLCLALGLTVAQLRRYSTTALKTRPALANPRIAAALALITTALPALAITNHNLYHLLSLQQVRASLRHGYSPDSAVGYAHFAVWLGTGLRQPKLAQSLSQLAMTIVDRLAYPAVQGHLLWLDCAYLRHWHLPSVALVNGLKTAYQTALDVGDLTAAAAALLTRYRHRYYLGLEELPPLAAELQQVIEYSRQTLTDSAIAHLRLNLASINTLTNAADRNEPTTLVHDTQLYDALVPHATQLPSAKLRLPDQTGQFWYAFNKMVLCYWFDDLKTARLHAQRAEQYQQVVRGTIGQGLWCFYDALIALATLKAGMAPHLQSLWQRAQQHEAQLRQWAKTGPAVYGHRLALVQAERSRHLGNVAEAIEQYDRAITLATPQNYRSEIALIYERAARFYLSTHKPLIAKTYLQEARYTYQQWGAIAKVHHLDRTYPTLLTTYAPQTKHLPSTITSNHISSEIDLATVIKSSQTLSSEIRLDRLLTRLMQTLLENTGAQRAYLLSEDKGQWRIEMEGQADPPNVQLLQHIAPDGRLPLSILVYVVRTLKSIVLDNASQAPHDPQSPFYQRHDPYLMQHKPRSILCAPLIHQGKLLNIIYLENNLATGAFSAARLELVQLLCSQAAISLENARLYAAQENYTYTLEQRVAERTTELAQVNAELQRLASSDGLTHLANRRHFDEYLDQMWQRSAKEEVMLSLILCDVDYFKQYNDCYGHQQGDDCLIEISRALERAVKRPADLVARYGGEEFAVILPDTPASGAITVARRIGEEVARLQIPHTMSEVSEWVSVSLGVVCWLPSSQEPPHAFLLAADRALYSAKHQGRNRWVMA; encoded by the coding sequence ATGTTTGATCACCCTGGTTTTTTGCTGCGTCAGCTTATTTATGAAAGTCAGCAATCCCTCATCTATCGAGTCCTGTGGGAAGACAATTCTGCCCCAAGCTCGCAGCGAGTCCCCATGGTACTCAAGCTCCTCAAACAGGAATACCCCACCCCTCAACAACTCCATCACTACCGCCAAGAATACGAAATCACCCGCAGCCTCACCAGTGCCGGTGTGATTCGCACCTACAATATTCAGCCCTATCAACATCGCCTCTTTATCTGCTTTGAAGATATTGGCGGCCAGTCCTTAACCGAACATCTCGCCCAGCACCCGATTCCCCTTGATGAGGTCTTAACCCTCGCCATTGCCGTCACCGCCACCCTCCACGACATCCACAGCGCCGGGATTATTCACCGAGATATTAACCCCAGCAATATCATCTACAACGGCAAAACAGGCCAAGTCAAAATCATTGACTTTGGCCTAGCAACGCGGTGGCACGTGGGGTTGCCGTCCCTCGATTCCCAAACGACGATCACCGGAACCCTCGCGTATATTTCCCCGGAACAAACAGGGCGGCTCAATTGTAATTTGGATTCACGGACGGATCTGTATTCCCTCGGCGCAACGCTGTACCATCTCTTGACCCGACAGTTGCCCTTCCCCACCAAGGATGTGCTGGAGTTGCTCCATTGCCATATTGCCCGTACGCCGCCCCCGCCCCACCATCTCGATGGCCGCATTCCGGAGCCGCTCTCCGCGATCGTGATGAAGCTGATGGCGAAGTCGGTGAATGACCGCTATCAAACCGCAAGGGGGTTGCTTCGGGATCTGGAGCATTGTGCAGCGGATTGGCAGCGGGATCAAACCATTGCCGCCTTTCCCCTGGGGGAGCGGGATCGGTTTGATCAGTTTCAATTGCCGGCGACGTTGTTTGGGCGGGAGACGGCGATCGCCACCCTAGAGCAAGCCTTTGATGCGGTGGTGCGTCAAACCTTGCCGGTGGCCCTCGTGACGATCAGCGGCGGGGCGGGGGTGGGAAAAACGGCCCTCGTTCAGGAGTTGTATGGCCCGATTACCCTGGCGCGGGGGATCTTGGTGACGGGGAAATGTGATCAACTCCAACGCACCCGCCCCTACGATGTGATTGTGCAAGCCCTTCAGCAACTGGTGCACAAACTGTTAACGGAGTCCGAGACCCATCTGCAACAGTGGCGATCGCACCTCCAGGCCGCCCTCGGTCAAAATGGCCAGGTTTTAATTGACCTGATCCCGGACTTAGCCTTGATCCTGGGGCCGCAGCCCGATGTTGTCCCCCTTGGTTTGGCCGAAGCCCAACACCGGTTTCATCGCCTCGTGCGGCAATTTCTCGCGGTGTTTTGTGCTCCGGAGCGTCCCTTGGTGATGTTTCTCGATGATCTCCATTGGGCGGATAGTGCCACTCTCCAACTGCTGAGGGTGCTCCTGAACGATCCACAACAGCGATCGCTCCTTGTCATCGGAGCCTATCGCGATCATGACCTCAGCCCCACCCATCCCCTGATCAGCACCCTCAGCGAATTCCAAGAGCAGGGTATCCTCATTGATGCCCTCTCCCTCGACCCCTTACCTCCCCTGGCAATTACCGACTGGATTGCCACCACCCTCGCCCAGGATGCCAGCCATGTCGCTCTCCTGGCAGAGGTGATTCAGACCAAGACCGGGGGGAATCCGTTTTTTACCCGTGAATTTTTAATGACTGTGGTGCGTCAAGGGGCGATCGCCTTTGATCACGACCAACAAGAATGGACGTGGGATCTCGAAGCGATCGCCAGCCAAGCCAGCACCACCAACGTGGTAGAACTGATGATCGCCACCATACAAACCCTGCCCCCCCCCACCCAACGCGCCCTCCGCTATGCCGCCTGCTTCGGCAACACCGTCGATATCCGTCGCCTCGCCCAAGTCCTCGAACAGCCGCTACCGAAACTCCAAGCAACCCTCGCCCCCGCCATCACCCACACCCTTCTCCTACCCCACACCCCCGAAAGCATCCACCCCCCCAGCGACCATTGCCGCTTCCGCCACGATCGCATTCAGCAAGCCGCCTATGAACTCCTCGCCACCCATGAGCGCGTCAAAGCCCACTACAAAATCGCCCGGCTGCTCATCAAAACCCTCACCCCCCAAGAACTCCAGCGAGAGGTGTTCATCGTGGCAGACCATTGCAACCTAGGCTATCCCATCCTCAGCACCACCTCCATTCGGCAACAAGGCGCTGAACTCAACCTCCAGGCCGCCCAACAGGCCCAAGCCTCCACCGCCTACGCCGCCGCCCTCAGCTATTGCCAAATGGGTATCAAGCTCCTCGCCCCCAATCGTTGGTTGAGTCAATACGACCTCACCCGCCATTTGTATACCCACGGGGCCGCCAATGCCTATAGCTTGGGACAATATGAGATCATGCAAGACTATGTACAAACCCTGTTACTCCACAGTCACCATGTCTTAGATCAAGTCCCCGCCTACGATATTCAAATCCGGGCCCATATTACCCAGGGCCACCTCAGCGAGGCCATTGATACCCTCTTGACCGTGTTGCGGCGCTTGGATATTCATTATTCGCGATCGCCCCACCGCTTCCAATTGTGCTTGGCCTTGGGGTTGACGGTGGCGCAATTACGTCGCTATTCCACCACGGCCTTAAAAACACGCCCCGCCCTGGCCAACCCTCGCATCGCCGCCGCGTTAGCCTTGATCACCACAGCCCTGCCAGCCCTGGCGATCACCAATCACAATTTGTATCATCTCCTCAGCCTACAACAGGTGCGAGCCTCCCTACGCCACGGCTACAGCCCAGATTCAGCCGTCGGCTATGCCCATTTTGCGGTGTGGTTAGGCACTGGGCTGCGCCAACCTAAACTGGCTCAGTCCCTGAGTCAATTGGCGATGACCATTGTTGATCGGCTTGCCTATCCAGCGGTGCAAGGACATCTCCTCTGGCTCGATTGTGCCTATTTGCGCCATTGGCATCTGCCCAGTGTTGCCCTGGTTAATGGCCTGAAAACCGCCTATCAGACGGCCTTAGATGTGGGAGATCTCACCGCAGCGGCGGCCGCGTTGCTGACCCGCTATCGCCACCGCTATTATTTGGGTCTCGAAGAACTCCCCCCCTTAGCCGCAGAACTCCAACAGGTGATCGAGTACAGCCGTCAAACCTTGACCGATAGCGCGATCGCTCACCTCCGCCTCAACCTTGCCAGCATCAACACCTTAACCAACGCCGCCGATCGCAACGAACCCACCACCCTAGTCCACGACACCCAACTGTATGATGCGCTTGTCCCCCATGCCACCCAACTCCCCTCGGCAAAACTGAGGCTACCGGATCAAACAGGTCAATTTTGGTATGCCTTTAACAAGATGGTGTTGTGCTATTGGTTTGATGACCTGAAAACGGCGCGACTCCATGCCCAACGGGCGGAGCAATATCAACAGGTGGTTCGCGGCACAATCGGGCAGGGCCTATGGTGTTTCTATGATGCGTTGATTGCCTTGGCAACCCTGAAAGCGGGGATGGCCCCTCATTTGCAATCCCTCTGGCAGCGGGCCCAACAGCATGAAGCCCAACTGCGGCAGTGGGCCAAGACTGGCCCGGCGGTCTATGGCCATCGGCTCGCCCTCGTGCAGGCGGAGCGATCGCGCCACCTCGGCAATGTGGCCGAAGCCATCGAGCAGTACGATCGCGCCATTACCCTCGCCACTCCCCAAAACTACCGCAGCGAAATCGCCCTCATCTACGAACGCGCCGCCCGGTTCTATCTCAGCACCCACAAACCCTTAATCGCCAAAACCTATCTCCAAGAAGCCCGCTACACCTATCAGCAATGGGGTGCGATCGCCAAAGTCCACCACCTCGATCGCACCTATCCCACCCTCCTCACCACCTACGCCCCCCAAACCAAACACCTCCCTTCCACCATCACCAGCAACCACATCAGCAGCGAAATTGATCTCGCCACCGTAATCAAATCCTCCCAAACCCTCTCCAGCGAAATCCGCCTCGATCGCCTCCTCACCCGCCTCATGCAAACCCTCCTCGAAAATACCGGCGCTCAACGGGCCTACCTCCTCAGCGAAGACAAAGGCCAATGGCGCATCGAAATGGAAGGCCAAGCCGACCCCCCCAACGTCCAACTCCTACAACATATTGCCCCCGACGGCCGCCTCCCCCTCTCGATCCTCGTCTACGTCGTTCGCACCCTCAAAAGCATCGTGCTCGACAACGCCAGCCAAGCCCCCCACGACCCCCAATCCCCCTTTTACCAACGCCATGATCCCTATTTGATGCAGCACAAACCCCGCTCCATTCTCTGCGCCCCCCTGATCCACCAAGGCAAACTCCTCAACATCATCTACCTCGAAAATAATCTCGCCACCGGAGCCTTCAGTGCCGCCCGCCTCGAACTCGTGCAACTTCTCTGCTCCCAAGCCGCTATCTCCCTCGAAAACGCCCGCCTCTACGCCGCCCAAGAAAACTACACCTACACCCTTGAGCAACGGGTCGCCGAACGTACCACCGAACTCGCCCAAGTGAATGCAGAACTCCAACGCCTGGCTAGCTCCGACGGCCTCACCCACCTCGCCAATCGTCGCCACTTTGATGAATATCTTGACCAAATGTGGCAGCGCTCCGCCAAGGAAGAAGTCATGCTGAGTTTAATCCTCTGCGATGTGGACTATTTCAAGCAATATAACGACTGCTATGGTCATCAACAGGGGGATGATTGTCTGATTGAAATCTCGCGAGCCTTAGAACGGGCGGTAAAACGACCGGCGGATCTGGTGGCGCGGTATGGGGGGGAAGAGTTTGCGGTGATTTTGCCGGATACCCCCGCATCCGGGGCGATTACCGTGGCGCGGCGCATTGGTGAGGAGGTGGCCCGCTTGCAAATTCCCCACACCATGTCGGAAGTGTCGGAATGGGTGTCGGTGAGTTTGGGGGTGGTCTGTTGGCTGCCGTCGAGCCAGGAGCCGCCCCATGCGTTTTTACTTGCCGCCGATCGCGCCCTCTACAGTGCTAAGCACCAAGGCCGCAACCGCTGGGTCATGGCCTAA